The Mucilaginibacter yixingensis genome window below encodes:
- a CDS encoding nitrate reductase yields MSSSAKHNETYTSTCCYCGVGCGVVVKKEKNGSISVEGDKNYPVNKGMLCSKGMNLHYTVNDKTDRLLYPQMRYNKSMPLKRVSWDDALDRTAAVFKTFIDKYGPESVAFYASGQCLTEEYYVVNKLIKGFIGSNNIDTNSRLCMSSAVAAYKMALGEDSVPLCYDDIELADLFLVTGANPAWCHPILWRRVEAHKAANPNVKIIVVDPRATDTCSVADLHLQINPGTDITLNHAIGRLLIENGDIDIEFIRNHAEGFEQYSKLVFQRTLSESAKICGVSEADLRLAAQYIGEAKGFITMWTMGLNQSSVGVNKNLSLINLNLITGHIGKPGSGPLSLTGQPNAMGGREVGGLANLLPAHRNLNNPLHREEVQKFWGGKPIDPKPGLTATEMFEALESGKLKAIWIMCTNPLTSLPNVRLAEAALKKAKFVVVQEVSNKPETLAYADVILPAAAWAEKEGTMTNSERRISYLNKVVDAPGEALPDAEIICRFARKMGFKGFDYKTPADIYAEHVRLTTKTNIDIGGLSHEVIKEQRSVQWPYKKKTKLGGTPRLFADKDFYTPSRKAIIHPVPDALNSEMPDKDYPFVLTTGRIRDQWHTMSKTGKVNKLNQHLSESFIEIHPEDAETLGLNEGDVTIITSRRGEVRIKAKITTTIKKGVVFIPMHWGKILGSDLNRANNVTSDALDPISKEPDFKFCAVNLQKFKKPFQRIVVIGAGAGAYGFVKSYRELNPDDRITIFSKENFPFYNRVQLPDYISGEQAWEQLVKMKDEEEPGYKISLLRGVSVEKVDRQKKQVTDSRGIVTPYDILIMATGSRSAMPKNVPLLPGIFSMRSRTDADSFKKHVPKNGHVVIVGGGLLGLEMAASLREIGMRITIIQRTSRFLNRQLDVLGSQLLHEEMVDQGCDIYYDDEVQLFYGRSKLTGIGLRSGRKIDCDAMIIAIGTTPNLELARDCGLEIKRGVVVNERLQTSDPDIYAIGEIAEFEGTLYGITAAAEQQAAVVAGFMNGDIGSYYKGSLFMNIIKIHGFDLCSIGLPECPDDPEYEEVVFIDKAKRYYKKCIIHQDKLVGTILIGDKGEFLEFKELIAKKTELSEKRLQLLRSGNKADPVLGKLVCSCNNVGSENIGKKVAEGCHSMADLCAATGAGTGCGSCRPEVKRLLEEGLKKLTEKVS; encoded by the coding sequence ATGTCATCCTCTGCCAAACATAACGAAACTTACACCTCAACCTGCTGCTATTGCGGCGTGGGTTGCGGCGTGGTAGTGAAGAAGGAAAAAAATGGCTCCATCAGCGTTGAGGGTGATAAAAACTACCCGGTAAACAAGGGGATGTTGTGCAGCAAAGGCATGAATCTGCATTATACCGTTAATGATAAAACCGACCGGCTGCTGTACCCGCAAATGCGTTACAACAAAAGCATGCCCCTTAAAAGGGTGAGCTGGGATGATGCGCTTGACCGCACAGCAGCCGTTTTTAAAACATTTATAGACAAATACGGACCAGAATCGGTAGCGTTTTATGCTTCTGGCCAATGTTTAACCGAGGAGTATTATGTTGTTAATAAACTGATTAAAGGTTTTATTGGCAGCAATAATATCGATACCAACTCGCGCTTGTGCATGAGTAGCGCGGTGGCGGCTTACAAGATGGCCCTTGGTGAAGACAGTGTGCCTTTATGCTATGACGATATTGAACTGGCCGACTTATTTTTGGTAACCGGAGCCAACCCGGCCTGGTGTCATCCTATTTTATGGCGACGGGTAGAGGCGCACAAAGCGGCCAACCCAAACGTAAAAATCATAGTGGTTGACCCGCGCGCTACAGACACCTGCAGCGTGGCCGATCTGCACCTGCAGATCAATCCCGGAACTGATATTACTTTAAACCATGCCATTGGCCGGTTATTGATTGAGAACGGCGATATCGATATCGAATTTATCCGCAATCATGCCGAGGGTTTTGAGCAATACAGTAAACTAGTTTTCCAACGCACGCTGAGCGAGTCTGCCAAGATATGTGGGGTATCTGAAGCAGACCTTCGCCTGGCTGCGCAATACATCGGCGAAGCCAAAGGTTTCATTACCATGTGGACCATGGGTTTGAACCAAAGCTCTGTTGGTGTAAATAAAAATTTGAGTTTGATTAACCTCAATCTCATTACCGGCCATATTGGCAAACCGGGTTCTGGCCCGTTATCACTAACCGGTCAGCCCAATGCAATGGGCGGTCGCGAGGTAGGCGGATTGGCTAACCTGTTACCTGCCCACCGTAACCTGAACAACCCGCTGCACCGCGAGGAAGTTCAGAAATTCTGGGGCGGCAAACCTATCGATCCAAAACCTGGACTGACTGCCACCGAAATGTTCGAGGCGCTGGAAAGCGGTAAGCTGAAAGCCATCTGGATTATGTGCACCAACCCACTCACCAGTTTGCCAAACGTGCGACTGGCCGAGGCTGCTTTGAAAAAAGCCAAGTTTGTGGTGGTGCAAGAGGTGAGCAACAAGCCCGAAACATTGGCTTATGCCGATGTAATTCTACCGGCTGCGGCCTGGGCCGAGAAAGAAGGCACCATGACCAATTCAGAGCGTCGTATCAGTTATCTCAACAAAGTTGTAGATGCTCCGGGCGAGGCACTGCCTGATGCCGAGATCATCTGCCGCTTTGCACGTAAAATGGGCTTTAAAGGTTTTGACTACAAAACCCCGGCTGATATTTATGCCGAGCACGTGCGCCTGACAACCAAAACCAATATTGATATTGGCGGCCTGAGTCACGAGGTAATTAAAGAGCAACGCTCCGTACAATGGCCTTACAAAAAGAAAACCAAACTGGGCGGTACGCCACGCCTGTTTGCCGATAAAGATTTTTATACCCCATCGCGCAAAGCCATCATCCACCCGGTGCCTGATGCGCTGAACAGCGAGATGCCTGATAAAGATTATCCGTTTGTGCTCACCACCGGCCGCATCCGCGATCAGTGGCATACCATGAGCAAAACGGGCAAGGTAAACAAGCTGAATCAGCACTTAAGTGAGTCATTCATCGAGATCCATCCGGAGGATGCCGAGACGTTGGGCCTGAACGAGGGCGATGTCACCATCATCACCTCTCGTCGCGGCGAAGTGCGCATAAAAGCCAAGATCACCACTACCATAAAAAAGGGCGTGGTTTTCATCCCAATGCACTGGGGTAAGATTTTGGGCAGCGATTTAAATCGTGCCAACAACGTGACCAGTGATGCGCTTGACCCGATCTCTAAAGAACCTGATTTTAAATTCTGCGCGGTTAACCTGCAGAAGTTTAAGAAACCGTTCCAACGGATTGTGGTGATTGGCGCCGGCGCCGGGGCTTACGGTTTTGTAAAATCATACCGCGAGCTGAACCCGGATGATCGGATTACCATCTTCAGTAAAGAGAATTTTCCGTTCTACAACCGCGTACAGCTACCCGATTACATTAGCGGCGAGCAAGCCTGGGAACAACTCGTTAAAATGAAAGACGAGGAAGAACCCGGCTACAAAATTAGCCTGCTGCGTGGGGTTAGTGTTGAAAAAGTTGACAGACAAAAGAAACAGGTGACCGACTCGCGCGGCATCGTTACACCATATGATATTTTGATTATGGCTACCGGCAGTCGGTCGGCTATGCCCAAAAATGTCCCACTACTTCCAGGGATATTCAGTATGCGTAGTCGCACTGACGCCGATAGCTTTAAGAAACACGTGCCAAAAAATGGTCACGTAGTAATAGTTGGCGGCGGTTTGCTGGGTTTGGAAATGGCAGCCTCTCTGCGTGAGATTGGCATGCGCATCACCATCATTCAGCGTACGTCAAGGTTCCTGAACCGCCAGTTAGACGTGCTGGGCAGCCAGTTACTGCACGAGGAAATGGTTGACCAGGGTTGTGATATTTATTATGACGATGAGGTACAGCTGTTCTACGGCCGCTCAAAACTAACCGGCATTGGCTTACGCAGCGGCAGGAAAATTGATTGCGATGCCATGATCATTGCCATTGGTACCACCCCTAACCTGGAACTGGCCCGTGATTGCGGTCTGGAAATTAAGCGCGGTGTGGTAGTAAACGAACGCCTGCAAACCAGCGACCCTGACATTTATGCTATTGGCGAGATTGCCGAGTTTGAAGGGACCCTGTACGGTATCACCGCCGCTGCAGAGCAGCAGGCTGCCGTGGTAGCCGGCTTTATGAACGGCGATATTGGCAGCTATTATAAAGGCAGCCTGTTCATGAACATCATCAAGATTCACGGTTTCGACCTGTGCAGCATCGGTCTGCCCGAATGCCCGGACGATCCGGAATATGAAGAAGTGGTGTTTATTGATAAGGCCAAGCGCTATTATAAAAAGTGTATCATTCACCAGGATAAGCTGGTGGGCACCATCCTCATCGGCGACAAAGGCGAGTTCCTCGAATTTAAAGAACTGATTGCCAAGAAAACCGAACTGAGCGAGAAACGCCTGCAACTGTTACGCAGCGGCAACAAGGCCGACCCGGTATTAGGCAAGCTGGTTTGTAGCTGTAACAATGTGGGCAGCGAGAACATCGGCAAAAAAGTGGCCGAAGGTTGCCACAGCATGGCCGATCTTTGCGCTGCTACCGGCGCTGGTACCGGCTGCGGTTCATGCCGCCCGGAGGTTAAAAGATTGCTGGAAGAAGGATTGAAAAAATTGACCGAAAAGGTATCATAA
- a CDS encoding rubredoxin codes for MSEHLIKVNLPGGFVSAGDLYELLLIAENAGATNVRFGNRQQLFFSIAADMLDDLDTDMLRAGVEYEVDADEYPNIISSYVCDSIFTHDSWLKEGLYRDIFDSFNYQPKLKINLIDRFQSFVPFFSGNFNFISSEVSNYWYLYVRFPKSNQFYCWPSLIYTEDIPVISKKIETVILKNKGLFYSTAHADEQLLYDMVSKGSDQHHQPVTQALQLPDFYLPYYEGFNRYANKYWLGVYRRNELFPIDFLKDVCNQCIRNRIGQIYTTPWKSILVKGIDPNHRNDWGSILDKYRLSVRHASNELNWQIEDICPEGLELKQQLVRIFEEADLRTYRLCFAIKTRPKTGLMGSVIIKTEPSGTYKIQHTDNFNPNSKTYITYRRRVKQDDLAGELMALCDSYYSISNKPDFAAVATSDKEAPAIAPKLIHQCRNCKTLYDSDYGDEFNNVAPGTAFEDLSDDYCCPVCDSGKECFEAIEAIAV; via the coding sequence ATGAGCGAGCATTTGATCAAAGTAAACTTACCGGGCGGTTTCGTATCAGCCGGCGATTTGTATGAGTTGCTCCTGATTGCCGAAAACGCGGGTGCAACCAACGTGCGCTTTGGTAACCGGCAGCAGCTATTTTTCTCTATCGCCGCAGATATGCTGGACGATCTGGATACAGACATGCTGCGTGCCGGCGTAGAGTATGAAGTGGATGCCGATGAATACCCGAACATCATCAGCTCTTACGTATGCGATAGCATTTTTACGCATGACAGTTGGTTGAAAGAAGGTCTTTACCGTGATATTTTTGACTCGTTCAACTATCAGCCTAAACTAAAGATCAACCTGATTGATCGCTTTCAGAGCTTTGTGCCCTTCTTTAGCGGCAACTTCAACTTCATTAGTTCCGAGGTAAGCAACTATTGGTACCTGTACGTACGCTTTCCAAAAAGCAATCAGTTTTATTGCTGGCCATCGCTAATTTATACTGAGGATATACCGGTGATCAGCAAAAAGATCGAGACCGTGATCCTGAAAAACAAAGGACTGTTCTACAGCACTGCCCATGCCGATGAGCAACTGCTCTATGATATGGTTAGCAAAGGCTCAGACCAGCATCACCAACCCGTTACCCAGGCCCTGCAACTACCTGATTTTTATTTACCTTACTATGAGGGCTTTAACCGCTATGCCAATAAATACTGGCTGGGTGTTTACCGTCGTAACGAGCTGTTCCCGATTGATTTTTTGAAGGATGTATGTAACCAATGTATCCGCAACCGCATCGGACAAATCTATACCACGCCATGGAAATCAATCCTGGTTAAAGGTATAGACCCTAACCACCGGAATGATTGGGGATCGATCCTGGATAAATACCGATTGAGCGTTCGCCATGCCTCTAATGAGTTGAACTGGCAGATTGAAGATATTTGTCCGGAAGGCCTGGAACTAAAACAGCAACTGGTCCGCATTTTTGAGGAGGCCGATCTGCGTACTTATCGCCTGTGCTTTGCCATCAAAACACGACCTAAAACCGGATTGATGGGTTCGGTCATTATCAAAACTGAGCCATCAGGCACTTATAAAATTCAGCATACCGATAACTTTAACCCGAACTCAAAAACCTACATCACCTATCGCCGCCGGGTTAAACAAGATGATCTGGCGGGGGAGCTAATGGCTTTGTGCGATAGCTATTACAGCATCTCTAATAAGCCCGATTTTGCAGCGGTAGCTACCAGCGACAAAGAGGCACCAGCAATTGCACCAAAACTCATTCATCAGTGCCGCAACTGCAAAACTTTGTATGATAGCGATTACGGCGATGAGTTCAATAACGTAGCACCGGGCACCGCATTTGAAGACCTGAGTGATGATTATTGTTGCCCGGTTTGTGATTCGGGCAAGGAATGTTTTGAAGCGATAGAGGCTATAGCGGTTTGA
- a CDS encoding DUF4202 domain-containing protein, producing the protein MDNLDIAFKLFDEYNQQDPRFFEWEGQDYRQEYFFAIKLFDWVRELDPHASEELLLASRSQHIGRWEMPRESYPDGREAYLKWRKDLALHHAETTSRLMKQAGYTDEIIDRVTQILLKKKIKVDADVQTIENALCLVFLQYQYEEFRQKYANDPEKMVTILYKSLLKMDAHGHGFALKLPYSEGGLDLIKQALGKMK; encoded by the coding sequence ATGGACAACCTGGACATCGCTTTCAAACTTTTTGACGAATATAACCAACAAGACCCGCGCTTTTTTGAGTGGGAGGGACAAGACTATCGGCAAGAATATTTCTTTGCTATAAAACTATTTGACTGGGTGCGCGAATTAGACCCGCACGCCAGCGAAGAGCTTTTACTGGCCTCCCGCAGCCAGCATATCGGTCGCTGGGAAATGCCGCGCGAAAGTTACCCTGATGGCCGCGAAGCCTATCTGAAATGGCGCAAAGACCTGGCCCTACATCATGCCGAAACTACCAGTCGCCTAATGAAGCAGGCAGGTTATACGGATGAAATTATAGACCGTGTTACCCAGATCCTCCTCAAGAAAAAGATCAAGGTTGATGCCGATGTGCAGACCATAGAGAATGCACTTTGTTTGGTGTTCCTGCAGTATCAGTATGAAGAATTTCGTCAGAAATATGCTAATGACCCCGAGAAGATGGTGACTATCCTCTATAAATCTTTATTGAAAATGGACGCGCACGGTCATGGCTTTGCGCTGAAATTGCCCTACAGCGAAGGTGGTTTAGATTTGATTAAGCAGGCGCTGGGGAAGATGAAGTAG
- a CDS encoding response regulator transcription factor yields the protein MTTDAPIKIAIVDDHALFRHGVAMLMKEFDELELVFEAENGKQLQQMLQKHEHPQVILMDINMPVMDGYDTTRWVKQNHPQILVLALSMYEDDAAVINMIKSGASGYVLKQLKPRELLEAIKTLAQKGVYINEIVSGKLIRSVANDEGLKLTTREVDFLKLCCSELTYKEIAEQMFVSPRTVDNYRESLFQKLNLKTRSGLVLYAIKNKIYQLE from the coding sequence ATGACTACAGACGCCCCCATTAAAATAGCAATTGTTGATGATCATGCCCTTTTCAGACATGGGGTAGCCATGCTGATGAAAGAGTTTGATGAACTGGAACTGGTGTTTGAGGCCGAAAATGGCAAGCAGCTACAGCAAATGCTGCAAAAGCACGAACATCCGCAGGTGATTTTGATGGACATTAATATGCCGGTGATGGATGGTTATGACACCACCCGGTGGGTAAAGCAGAATCACCCGCAAATATTGGTGCTGGCGCTGAGCATGTATGAGGATGATGCCGCAGTAATCAACATGATTAAAAGCGGTGCCAGCGGATATGTACTCAAACAGCTAAAGCCTCGCGAGTTGCTGGAGGCCATTAAAACCCTGGCCCAAAAAGGGGTTTATATTAATGAGATTGTATCGGGCAAGCTGATTCGGAGCGTGGCTAATGACGAGGGATTGAAACTGACCACCCGCGAAGTGGATTTTCTAAAACTCTGCTGCTCTGAATTGACCTACAAAGAAATTGCCGAGCAGATGTTTGTAAGCCCCCGCACGGTTGATAACTACCGTGAATCGTTGTTCCAGAAGTTGAATTTGAAGACCCGCTCTGGATTGGTGCTTTATGCCATCAAAAACAAGATCTATCAGCTAGAATAA
- a CDS encoding sensor histidine kinase has product MKLAFEEEIVKTQMEVQEQTMQTVGADLHDSIGQLLSLTALTLGSIELDDQGKIQNKIDAAIDLTGRSIKELRQLGRLLHGEQAIAAGLDKAINQEITWIERSGRYRVSYEGNTQPAGGRDADKDLFVFRIVQEVLNNIIKHAEATEISIKLHYTSEQMRLTIADNGKGFEPELLSPDKKGMGLHGMRKRASIIGGELKITSSPGNGSTLEIYIPYP; this is encoded by the coding sequence ATGAAATTAGCATTTGAAGAGGAAATTGTAAAAACCCAGATGGAGGTGCAGGAACAAACCATGCAAACCGTGGGTGCCGATCTGCATGATAGTATTGGTCAGCTGTTAAGTCTTACCGCGCTCACCCTTGGCTCTATTGAGCTGGATGATCAGGGTAAAATACAAAACAAGATTGATGCAGCGATTGATTTGACCGGCAGGTCTATTAAAGAACTACGCCAGTTAGGCCGATTACTGCATGGCGAGCAAGCCATTGCCGCCGGTTTAGATAAAGCTATTAACCAGGAAATTACCTGGATTGAACGCTCGGGCCGATACAGGGTGAGTTACGAGGGTAACACGCAACCTGCAGGAGGGCGCGATGCCGATAAAGATCTCTTCGTTTTCCGGATTGTGCAGGAGGTGCTTAACAATATCATTAAACACGCAGAAGCCACCGAAATTAGCATCAAATTACATTATACTTCCGAGCAGATGCGACTAACCATTGCCGATAATGGCAAGGGCTTCGAACCAGAACTGCTCTCGCCAGACAAAAAGGGCATGGGCCTGCATGGTATGCGCAAGCGAGCCAGCATTATTGGCGGCGAGCTGAAGATTACTTCGTCACCAGGCAATGGTAGTACCCTTGAAATTTATATTCCTTATCCATAA
- the purH gene encoding bifunctional phosphoribosylaminoimidazolecarboxamide formyltransferase/IMP cyclohydrolase: protein MSQSVQIKNALISVYYKDNLEPIIHELNRLGVTIYTTGGTEDFIRGLGVDVVKVEDLTSYPSILGGRVKTLHPKVFGGILARRSFEGDQQQLAQYEIPEIDLVIVDLYPFEETVKSGAGQDDVIEKIDIGGISLIRAAAKNFKDVVILASKDDYTELETILKGQNGSTTFDQRKRFAAKAFNISSNYDTAIFQYFNTEEEIPVFKQSIQHARVLRYGENPHQKGAFYGNLEAMFNNLSEKGKELSYNNLVDVDAAVALIDEFTEPTVAILKHTNACGVASRSFIKEAWIDALACDPVSAFGGVIITNTEIDAETAAEIDKLFYEVLIAPAYTDEALAILTARKGRIVLVRQPVELPGKLFKTLLNGVIEHDKDQTIEGPAQMTPVTERQPSEQELKDLFLANKITKHTKSNAIVLVKNNQMLASGVGQTSRVDALKQAIEKAAHFGFDIKGAVMASEAFFPFPDCVEIAADNGIVAVLQPGGSKNDQLSIDMANQKGISMVTTGVRHFKH from the coding sequence ATGAGCCAGTCTGTTCAAATTAAAAACGCCTTAATATCTGTTTATTACAAGGATAACCTTGAGCCCATCATCCACGAACTGAATCGTCTTGGAGTAACTATTTACACCACCGGCGGTACCGAAGACTTTATTCGCGGCCTGGGGGTTGACGTAGTAAAAGTAGAAGATCTGACCTCTTACCCTTCTATTTTGGGCGGTCGCGTTAAAACGCTGCACCCAAAAGTATTTGGCGGCATACTGGCCCGTCGCAGCTTTGAGGGCGACCAGCAGCAGCTGGCACAGTACGAAATTCCGGAGATTGACCTGGTAATCGTAGACCTTTATCCGTTTGAAGAAACCGTAAAATCTGGCGCAGGCCAGGACGATGTGATCGAGAAGATCGATATCGGCGGTATCTCATTGATCCGCGCTGCGGCTAAAAACTTTAAAGACGTAGTGATCCTTGCTTCTAAAGATGATTACACCGAACTGGAAACCATCCTGAAAGGGCAAAACGGATCTACCACTTTTGATCAGCGTAAACGTTTCGCTGCAAAAGCATTCAACATCTCATCAAACTATGATACCGCCATTTTCCAGTACTTTAACACTGAAGAAGAGATCCCGGTATTTAAGCAAAGCATCCAGCATGCACGTGTATTGCGTTACGGCGAAAACCCTCACCAGAAAGGCGCTTTCTACGGCAACCTGGAAGCCATGTTTAACAACCTGAGCGAGAAAGGCAAAGAATTATCATACAACAACCTGGTAGACGTTGACGCGGCCGTTGCCCTGATTGACGAGTTTACCGAGCCTACCGTTGCTATATTGAAACACACCAACGCTTGTGGTGTAGCCAGCCGTTCTTTCATTAAAGAGGCATGGATTGATGCCCTGGCATGCGATCCGGTATCTGCTTTTGGTGGCGTAATCATCACCAATACCGAAATTGACGCAGAGACCGCTGCTGAGATTGATAAACTGTTCTACGAAGTATTGATTGCACCGGCTTATACAGATGAAGCTCTTGCCATCCTTACCGCGCGTAAAGGCCGTATAGTATTGGTACGTCAGCCCGTTGAATTGCCGGGTAAACTGTTCAAAACCTTATTGAACGGCGTTATTGAGCACGACAAAGACCAAACCATTGAAGGCCCGGCACAAATGACTCCGGTTACCGAGCGCCAGCCGAGCGAGCAGGAGTTGAAAGACTTGTTCCTGGCTAATAAAATTACCAAGCACACCAAATCAAATGCCATTGTTCTGGTAAAAAACAACCAGATGCTGGCCAGCGGCGTGGGGCAGACTTCACGTGTTGATGCTTTGAAACAAGCTATTGAGAAAGCAGCTCACTTTGGATTTGACATTAAAGGTGCGGTAATGGCTTCAGAAGCATTCTTCCCATTCCCAGATTGTGTGGAGATTGCTGCAGACAATGGCATTGTTGCCGTATTACAGCCAGGCGGTTCTAAAAACGACCAGCTGTCTATCGACATGGCCAATCAAAAAGGTATCAGCATGGTAACTACCGGCGTGCGCCACTTTAAACATTAA
- a CDS encoding rod shape-determining protein produces the protein MGLFNFFTQEIAIDLGTANTLIIHNDKVVVDEPSIVAFDRTTNKVIAIGRQAMQMEGKTHENIRTVRPLKDGVIADFNAAEHMIRGMIKMINQGRGWFFPSLRMVICIPSGITEVEKRAVRDSAEIAGAKEVYLIHEPMAAAVGIGIDVEEPMGNMIIDIGGGTTEIAVIALSGIVCDQSIRVAGDNFDSDIVQYIRRQHNIMIGDRTAEKIKIEVGAALPELADPPGDFAVQGRDLMTGVPKQITVSYTEIAHCLDKSISKIEEAILKALEITPPELSADIYQTGIYLTGGGALLRGLDKRVAAKTKLPVHVAEDPLRAVVRGTGTALKNIGNFKFLMQ, from the coding sequence ATGGGTTTATTTAATTTTTTTACACAGGAAATAGCCATCGACCTGGGTACCGCAAATACCCTCATCATACATAACGACAAAGTAGTGGTAGACGAGCCGTCTATCGTTGCTTTTGATCGAACCACTAACAAAGTAATTGCCATCGGTCGTCAGGCCATGCAGATGGAAGGTAAAACGCACGAAAACATCCGTACCGTGCGCCCGCTGAAAGACGGTGTAATTGCCGACTTTAACGCGGCCGAGCACATGATTCGCGGTATGATCAAGATGATCAACCAGGGTCGTGGCTGGTTTTTCCCTTCGCTGCGTATGGTTATCTGTATCCCTTCGGGCATTACCGAGGTAGAGAAACGCGCCGTGCGTGACAGTGCCGAGATTGCCGGCGCCAAAGAGGTTTACCTCATCCATGAGCCAATGGCTGCCGCCGTAGGTATTGGTATTGACGTGGAAGAGCCGATGGGTAACATGATCATTGATATAGGTGGTGGTACTACCGAGATTGCGGTTATTGCTCTGTCTGGTATCGTGTGCGACCAGTCTATCCGCGTTGCGGGTGATAACTTTGACTCTGACATTGTTCAGTACATCCGCCGCCAGCACAACATCATGATTGGCGACCGTACTGCCGAGAAGATCAAGATTGAGGTTGGTGCCGCATTGCCAGAACTGGCAGATCCTCCGGGCGATTTTGCCGTTCAAGGTCGTGACCTGATGACCGGTGTGCCAAAACAGATCACCGTATCATATACCGAGATTGCACACTGTCTGGATAAATCAATCTCTAAAATAGAAGAAGCTATTCTGAAAGCGCTGGAGATTACTCCGCCAGAGCTTTCTGCAGATATTTACCAAACCGGTATTTACTTAACCGGTGGCGGCGCTTTGCTGCGCGGCCTTGACAAGCGCGTTGCTGCCAAAACCAAACTACCTGTACACGTAGCCGAAGATCCGCTTCGCGCCGTTGTACGCGGTACCGGTACTGCCCTTAAAAATATTGGTAACTTTAAGTTCTTAATGCAGTAG
- the mreC gene encoding rod shape-determining protein MreC yields MRNLWIFISRYNAFFLFLIFEGIGLFIYVKYNSFQQATFINSANQLTGYSYARVNELQSYISLREENEKLASANAQLRGELKSAFYIDTLGKRKVNDTVYKQQYVYIPARVINNSINRRNNYLTINRGGDDGIKKGQGVICAQGVVGIVMFVGPHMSVVRSLLHKDSKFSAMLASNKAIGSMVWSDDLDPHKGLLLDVTNNIKPHVGELVVTSGYSLFPAGIPYGKVSNTHAKGGGFFLNMEIALSVDFSKLQYVDVVIDKFAEEQAGLEAQEKKDEQ; encoded by the coding sequence ATGCGCAACCTCTGGATCTTCATTAGCAGATACAATGCATTTTTTCTGTTCCTCATTTTTGAGGGGATCGGGTTGTTTATCTATGTCAAATACAATTCTTTTCAGCAGGCCACTTTCATCAACTCAGCCAACCAGCTTACCGGTTATAGCTATGCACGTGTAAACGAACTGCAGAGCTATATCTCGCTGCGCGAAGAGAACGAAAAGCTTGCCAGCGCAAACGCCCAACTACGCGGCGAACTAAAATCTGCCTTTTACATCGATACCCTGGGCAAGCGCAAGGTTAATGATACGGTGTATAAACAGCAGTACGTTTACATCCCGGCACGGGTAATTAACAACTCTATCAATCGCCGTAACAATTACCTCACTATTAATCGTGGTGGAGATGACGGTATTAAGAAAGGCCAGGGGGTAATCTGCGCGCAGGGTGTGGTTGGTATTGTAATGTTTGTGGGCCCGCACATGTCGGTAGTGCGCTCATTATTGCATAAAGACTCTAAGTTTAGTGCTATGCTGGCCAGCAACAAAGCCATTGGCTCTATGGTTTGGAGCGATGATCTGGACCCGCATAAGGGCCTGCTGCTGGATGTAACCAACAATATTAAACCGCACGTGGGCGAACTGGTGGTAACCTCGGGCTACTCCTTGTTCCCGGCCGGTATACCTTACGGTAAGGTGAGTAACACCCACGCCAAAGGCGGCGGCTTTTTCCTGAATATGGAGATTGCCCTGTCTGTAGATTTCAGCAAACTACAGTATGTTGACGTGGTCATAGACAAATTTGCAGAAGAACAAGCGGGACTGGAGGCTCAGGAGAAAAAAGATGAACAGTAG
- a CDS encoding rod shape-determining protein MreD, whose protein sequence is MNSRAIIVNVLRFVALAALQAFLLKNVVLYNLSVPYPYILFILLLPFETPNVLLFLLAFVMGITIDAFYDTPGLHAAACVLLAFVRIQFIGITVQKDGFDNEPEPTLSVMGFRWFFTYALVLTLIHHFFLFNLEVFRFSEIQYTLTRFILSSVFTVFLMLISGLLFFRKRERK, encoded by the coding sequence ATGAACAGTAGAGCTATCATAGTTAACGTTTTGCGCTTTGTAGCGCTGGCCGCGCTGCAGGCTTTCCTGCTCAAAAACGTGGTGCTGTACAACCTGTCTGTACCCTACCCTTATATTCTGTTTATCCTGCTACTGCCGTTTGAAACACCTAACGTACTGCTGTTTCTGCTGGCATTTGTTATGGGTATTACCATTGATGCCTTTTATGATACGCCGGGCTTGCATGCCGCGGCCTGCGTGTTGCTGGCATTTGTGCGCATACAGTTTATTGGCATCACCGTACAAAAAGATGGGTTTGATAATGAGCCCGAACCTACCCTGAGCGTAATGGGCTTCCGGTGGTTTTTCACCTACGCATTGGTGCTAACGCTCATTCACCACTTCTTCCTGTTCAATCTCGAAGTTTTCCGCTTCTCTGAAATACAATATACCTTAACACGTTTTATCTTAAGTTCGGTTTTTACCGTATTTTTAATGCTGATTTCCGGTTTATTATTTTTCAGAAAGAGAGAACGTAAATAA